One window of Enterobacter sp. RHBSTW-00175 genomic DNA carries:
- the fliJ gene encoding flagellar export protein FliJ, with protein MAQNSALSTLKDLAEKEVDDAALQLGAMRRGCQQAEEQLKMLIDYQHEYRTNLNTDMTQGIGSQRWINYQQFIQTLEKAIEQHRHQLNQWTQKVDTALNFWREKKQRLQAWQTLQDRQVAATTLAENRLDQKKMDEFAQRASMRKPE; from the coding sequence ATGGCGCAAAATAGCGCGTTATCAACGCTAAAAGATCTGGCAGAAAAAGAAGTTGATGATGCCGCATTGCAGCTTGGCGCAATGCGACGCGGGTGCCAGCAGGCTGAAGAACAGTTGAAGATGTTGATCGACTATCAGCATGAATATCGCACCAACCTCAATACTGACATGACGCAGGGCATTGGTAGCCAGCGCTGGATTAACTATCAGCAGTTTATCCAGACGCTCGAAAAGGCGATTGAACAGCATCGCCATCAACTTAACCAGTGGACCCAAAAAGTCGATACGGCGCTGAACTTTTGGCGTGAGAAAAAACAGCGGCTCCAGGCATGGCAAACCTTGCAGGACCGGCAGGTGGCTGCAACAACCCTCGCCGAGAACCGACTGGATCAGAAAAAAATGGATGAGTTTGCACAGCGCGCATCAATGAGGAAACCTGAATGA
- the fliK gene encoding flagellar hook length control protein FliK → MITLQQLLMTDSDLSAGTQTGKGTDGAQDFLSLLAGALTDATGQGKDAPLTLADLKAAGSKLAKVAQDKDGDTTLQAKIADLLSRQDTLTGDETAQSTALQSLVSGLMPATHSDALKSLTSTAAKDDTKTDLNEEELAGLSALMAMLPHQQTATAVTTQAVSTEGQAENVLAGTSLAQASTGQQPALTTAPAAHEKAQTPLQYAPQPQTADASAANAPLTPAVAVTAEKQDLASQSSSTSPTATLAPIVSSQATSQPAATVATAPVLSQPLGTSEWQQTLSQHITLFTRQGQQTAELRLHPEDLGQVQISIKIDDNQAQLQMVSAHSHVRAALEAALPVLRTSLAENGIQLSQSSVSSESFSGQQQSSSQQQQQASRSDQQGGFNEESDELLTAPAALQSAARGNSAVDIFA, encoded by the coding sequence ATGATCACACTGCAACAACTGCTGATGACCGACAGTGACCTGTCAGCCGGCACGCAGACGGGAAAAGGCACCGACGGTGCGCAAGATTTTCTCTCCCTGTTGGCTGGCGCCCTGACGGATGCGACCGGTCAGGGTAAAGATGCGCCGCTGACCCTTGCCGACCTGAAAGCGGCCGGCAGCAAGCTGGCAAAAGTCGCACAGGATAAAGACGGCGATACCACCCTTCAGGCAAAAATTGCCGATCTGTTGTCACGCCAGGACACGCTCACCGGGGATGAAACCGCGCAATCCACCGCGCTTCAAAGCCTGGTATCCGGGCTAATGCCTGCAACCCACAGCGATGCCCTGAAAAGCCTGACATCAACGGCCGCCAAAGATGACACCAAAACCGACCTGAACGAAGAAGAGCTGGCCGGATTAAGCGCGTTGATGGCGATGCTGCCACACCAGCAGACCGCAACCGCGGTAACTACCCAGGCCGTCAGCACTGAGGGCCAGGCGGAGAATGTGCTGGCAGGCACTTCACTGGCGCAAGCCAGCACCGGGCAACAACCGGCCCTGACGACTGCCCCGGCGGCTCATGAAAAAGCGCAAACTCCGCTTCAGTACGCACCTCAGCCACAAACCGCTGATGCTTCAGCCGCTAACGCCCCACTGACGCCCGCTGTAGCCGTTACCGCTGAAAAGCAGGACCTGGCAAGCCAGTCCTCTTCAACCAGCCCAACGGCAACGCTTGCGCCGATCGTCAGCAGCCAGGCTACCTCACAGCCAGCCGCTACGGTCGCTACCGCGCCGGTACTGAGCCAGCCGCTTGGCACCAGCGAATGGCAGCAGACACTGAGCCAGCACATCACCCTGTTCACCAGACAAGGGCAACAAACGGCTGAGCTGCGCCTGCACCCGGAAGATCTGGGCCAGGTACAAATTTCGATTAAGATTGATGATAACCAGGCGCAGTTGCAGATGGTGTCTGCGCACAGCCACGTACGTGCGGCACTGGAAGCAGCGCTGCCGGTTCTGCGTACTTCGCTTGCTGAGAACGGTATTCAGCTTTCACAAAGCAGCGTCAGCAGCGAGAGCTTCTCAGGCCAGCAGCAGTCTTCATCACAGCAGCAACAGCAGGCCTCGCGTTCCGACCAGCAAGGCGGTTTTAATGAAGAGAGCGACGAGTTACTGACAGCCCCTGCCGCACTGCAATCCGCCGCGCGTGGTAACAGCGCTGTAGACATCTTTGCCTAA
- the fliL gene encoding flagellar basal body-associated protein FliL, with protein sequence MTDSAITKKSKRSIWIPLLVLITLAACATAGYSYWRMQQEPSSATAKAEPPPPPAPVFFPLDTFTVNLGDADRVLYVGITLRLKDEATRSRLNDYLPEVRSRLLLLFSRQDASTLATDDGKQKLVDAIKQTLATPLVNGQPKQEVTDVLYTAFILR encoded by the coding sequence ATGACTGACTCCGCTATAACCAAAAAAAGTAAGCGTTCCATCTGGATCCCGCTGCTGGTGTTGATCACGCTCGCCGCCTGCGCTACCGCGGGCTATAGTTACTGGCGTATGCAGCAGGAACCTTCCTCTGCTACGGCCAAAGCCGAACCACCACCACCACCGGCCCCGGTATTCTTCCCACTGGATACCTTCACCGTTAACCTGGGTGATGCGGATCGGGTGCTTTATGTTGGCATCACGCTGCGCCTGAAAGACGAAGCCACCCGTTCTCGTCTGAACGATTACCTTCCTGAAGTGCGTAGCCGTCTTCTGCTGCTGTTCTCTCGTCAGGATGCTTCCACGCTTGCCACCGATGACGGTAAGCAGAAGCTGGTCGATGCCATTAAACAAACGCTGGCCACGCCGCTGGTAAATGGTCAACCTAAGCAGGAAGTCACTGACGTTCTGTATACAGCCTTCATTCTGCGGTAA
- the fliM gene encoding flagellar motor switch protein FliM: protein MGDSILSQAEIDALLNGDSDKSDDPQPGLSGDDNIRPYDPNTQRRVVRERLQALEIINERFARQFRMGLFNLLRRSPDITVGAIRIQPYHEFARNLPVPTNLNLIHLKPLRGTGLVVFSPSLVFIAVDNLFGGDGRFPTKVEGREFTHTEQRVINRMLKLALESYSDAWKAINPLDVEYVRSEMQVKFTNITTSPNDIVVNTPFHVEIGNLTGEFNICLPFSMIEPLRELLVNPPLENSRHEDQNWRENLVRQVQHSQLELIASFADIPLRLSQILKLQPGDVLPIEKPDRIIAHVDGVPVLTSQYGTVNGQYALRVEHLINPILNSLNEEQPK from the coding sequence ATGGGCGACAGTATTCTTTCTCAGGCAGAAATCGATGCGTTGCTTAACGGCGACAGCGATAAGAGTGATGATCCGCAACCGGGTCTGAGTGGCGATGACAATATTCGTCCCTATGACCCGAATACCCAGCGTCGCGTGGTGCGCGAGCGTCTTCAGGCGCTGGAGATCATCAACGAACGTTTTGCGCGTCAGTTCCGTATGGGGCTGTTTAACCTGCTGCGTCGTAGCCCGGATATCACCGTCGGTGCGATCCGCATTCAGCCGTATCATGAGTTTGCCCGCAACCTGCCGGTGCCAACCAACCTTAACCTTATTCATCTGAAACCGCTGCGCGGCACCGGGCTGGTTGTGTTCTCGCCAAGCCTGGTCTTCATTGCGGTTGATAACCTGTTTGGTGGCGATGGCCGTTTCCCGACGAAAGTTGAGGGACGCGAGTTTACCCACACCGAGCAGCGCGTTATCAACCGGATGCTGAAGCTAGCGCTGGAGTCCTATAGCGACGCGTGGAAAGCGATTAACCCGCTGGATGTGGAGTACGTCCGTTCCGAGATGCAGGTGAAATTTACCAATATCACCACATCGCCGAACGATATCGTCGTTAACACCCCGTTCCATGTCGAGATCGGAAACCTGACCGGTGAGTTCAACATCTGCCTGCCGTTCAGCATGATTGAACCACTGCGCGAGCTGCTGGTGAACCCTCCGCTGGAGAACTCACGCCACGAAGATCAGAACTGGCGTGAAAACCTGGTGCGCCAGGTTCAACACTCTCAGCTTGAGCTGATCGCGAGTTTTGCCGATATCCCGCTGCGGTTATCCCAGATCCTGAAATTACAACCCGGCGATGTTCTGCCGATAGAAAAACCCGACCGCATTATTGCCCATGTCGATGGCGTGCCTGTGCTGACAAGCCAGTACGGCACGGTAAACGGCCAGTATGCATTACGCGTTGAGCACTTGATCAACCCGATATTGAATTCGCTGAATGAGGAACAGCCCAAATGA
- the fliN gene encoding flagellar motor switch protein FliN codes for MSDMNNPSDENSGALDDLWADALNEQQSTPSKSAADAVFQQLGGGDVSGTLQDIDLIMDIPVKLTVELGRTRMTIKELLRLTQGSVVALDGLAGEPLDILINGYLIAQGEVVVVADKYGVRITDIITPSERMRRLSR; via the coding sequence ATGAGTGACATGAACAATCCGTCCGATGAAAACAGCGGAGCACTGGACGATCTGTGGGCTGACGCGTTAAACGAGCAACAATCCACCCCGAGTAAAAGCGCGGCGGATGCGGTATTCCAGCAGTTAGGCGGCGGCGATGTCAGCGGCACATTGCAGGATATCGACCTGATTATGGATATCCCGGTCAAGTTGACCGTTGAACTGGGCCGTACCCGCATGACCATTAAAGAACTGCTGCGCCTGACGCAGGGTTCCGTGGTGGCGCTGGATGGCCTGGCCGGTGAACCGCTGGATATTCTGATCAACGGTTATCTGATTGCCCAGGGTGAAGTTGTGGTGGTGGCCGATAAATACGGCGTGCGTATCACTGACATCATCACCCCGTCTGAACGTATGCGTCGTCTGAGCCGTTAA
- the fliO gene encoding flagellar biosynthetic protein FliO has protein sequence MKTEATVSQPSAVPGSPLLQVSGALFGVIAFILIVAWIAKRFGLAGKTAAGRGIKVSASTTLGPRERVVIVDVEDARLVLGVTATNINVLHKLPPAPDTAEANAEPPADFQSVMKSLLKRSGRS, from the coding sequence ATGAAAACCGAGGCAACAGTATCGCAGCCTTCAGCCGTACCCGGTTCGCCCCTGCTCCAGGTGAGCGGCGCGCTGTTTGGTGTTATTGCCTTTATTCTTATCGTCGCCTGGATTGCTAAACGCTTTGGTCTGGCGGGTAAAACCGCCGCCGGGCGAGGCATTAAGGTCAGCGCCAGCACCACGCTTGGGCCACGCGAACGCGTGGTCATTGTCGATGTTGAAGACGCGCGGCTGGTGCTGGGCGTTACCGCAACAAACATCAATGTATTACATAAACTGCCGCCTGCGCCGGATACGGCTGAAGCGAATGCAGAACCCCCAGCGGATTTTCAGTCCGTCATGAAGAGTTTGCTTAAGCGTTCCGGGAGATCCTGA
- the fliP gene encoding flagellar type III secretion system pore protein FliP (The bacterial flagellar biogenesis protein FliP forms a type III secretion system (T3SS)-type pore required for flagellar assembly.), whose product MRRLLSLTLAGIALFAPSVYAQLPGLVSTPLAGGGQSWSLPVQTLVFITSLTFIPAILLMMTSFTRIIIVFGLLRNALGTPSAPPNQVLLGLALFLTFFIMSPVIDKIYTDAYQPFSEDKISMQDALEKGAQPLREFMLRQTREADLALFARLANTGELQGPEAVPMRILLPAYVTSELKTAFQIGFTIFIPFLIIDLVIASVLMALGMMMVPPATIALPFKIMLFVLVDGWQLLVSSLAQSFYS is encoded by the coding sequence ATGCGCCGTTTGTTATCCCTTACGCTTGCGGGCATCGCCCTGTTTGCGCCTTCCGTTTACGCGCAACTACCTGGTCTGGTCTCCACTCCGCTCGCTGGCGGCGGTCAAAGCTGGTCGCTTCCCGTTCAGACACTGGTGTTCATTACCTCGCTGACTTTTATCCCGGCAATCCTGCTGATGATGACCAGCTTTACCCGCATCATTATCGTCTTTGGTCTGCTGCGAAATGCGCTGGGTACTCCATCCGCACCACCTAACCAGGTGCTGTTGGGCTTAGCCCTGTTTTTAACCTTTTTCATTATGTCGCCGGTTATCGACAAGATTTATACCGACGCCTATCAGCCCTTCAGCGAAGACAAGATTTCAATGCAGGATGCGCTTGAGAAAGGCGCGCAACCGCTGCGTGAATTTATGCTGCGTCAGACCCGTGAAGCGGATCTGGCCTTATTTGCACGCCTGGCGAACACCGGCGAATTGCAGGGGCCAGAAGCCGTGCCGATGCGCATTCTGCTGCCCGCTTATGTTACCAGCGAACTAAAAACCGCTTTCCAGATTGGTTTTACCATCTTTATTCCGTTCCTGATTATCGACCTGGTGATCGCGAGCGTGTTGATGGCGCTCGGTATGATGATGGTGCCGCCGGCAACCATTGCCCTGCCCTTTAAGATCATGCTTTTTGTGCTGGTTGATGGCTGGCAATTGCTGGTCAGCTCGCTGGCACAGAGTTTCTACAGTTAA
- the fliQ gene encoding flagellar biosynthesis protein FliQ, giving the protein MTPESVMMMGTEAMKVAIAVAAPLLLVSLVTGLIISILQAATQINEMTLSFIPKIIAVFVAMIIAGPWMLNLLLDYMRNLFTNLPYIIG; this is encoded by the coding sequence ATGACGCCAGAATCGGTCATGATGATGGGCACGGAGGCGATGAAAGTCGCGATTGCCGTTGCCGCTCCACTGCTGCTTGTTTCACTGGTGACGGGTCTTATCATCAGTATTTTGCAGGCCGCCACCCAGATTAACGAAATGACGCTGTCGTTCATTCCGAAAATTATCGCGGTCTTCGTGGCGATGATCATTGCCGGGCCGTGGATGCTGAATTTGCTGCTGGACTACATGCGTAACTTGTTTACCAATCTGCCGTACATTATCGGCTGA
- the rcsA gene encoding transcriptional regulator RcsA encodes MSTIIMDLCSYTRLGLTGYLASRGVRKRDINDAHTVDELAAACDELKPGVVFINEDCFIHDPANSQQIKQIINQHPKTLFIVFMAIANIHFDEYLLVRNNLLISSKSIKPESLDDILGDYLNKEVKNVGAVNLPTLSLSRTESSMLKMWMAGQGTIQISDQMNIKAKTVSSHKGNIKRKIKTHNKQVIYHVVRLTDNVTNGIFVNMR; translated from the coding sequence ATGTCAACGATCATTATGGATTTATGCAGTTACACCCGGCTAGGGTTAACCGGGTACCTGGCAAGCAGAGGGGTAAGAAAGAGGGACATCAACGATGCACACACCGTTGACGAACTTGCAGCCGCTTGCGATGAACTTAAGCCAGGCGTGGTGTTTATTAATGAGGACTGTTTCATTCACGACCCAGCCAACAGTCAGCAAATAAAGCAAATCATTAATCAGCATCCTAAAACTCTGTTTATTGTTTTTATGGCGATCGCAAATATCCATTTCGATGAATATTTGTTAGTCCGTAACAATTTATTGATCAGTTCTAAGTCGATTAAACCAGAGTCGCTGGATGACATTCTGGGCGATTATTTGAATAAAGAAGTTAAGAATGTAGGAGCGGTTAACTTACCGACCCTATCATTAAGCAGAACTGAATCAAGTATGTTAAAAATGTGGATGGCAGGGCAAGGGACAATTCAGATTTCTGACCAAATGAATATCAAAGCCAAAACGGTATCGTCACATAAAGGAAATATTAAAAGGAAAATTAAAACGCATAATAAGCAAGTGATCTACCACGTCGTCCGCCTGACCGATAATGTGACGAACGGGATTTTCGTTAACATGCGCTAA
- the dsrB gene encoding protein DsrB — MKVNDRVTVKTDGGPRRPGVVLAIEEFNEGIMYLVSLEDYPLGIWFFNELGHPDGIFVETVE; from the coding sequence ATGAAGGTCAACGATCGGGTAACTGTCAAAACGGACGGTGGGCCGCGCCGCCCAGGCGTCGTGCTGGCAATAGAAGAGTTCAATGAAGGCATCATGTACCTGGTGTCGCTGGAAGACTACCCGCTCGGTATCTGGTTCTTTAACGAACTGGGGCACCCGGATGGGATTTTTGTGGAAACGGTGGAATAA
- the yodD gene encoding YodD family peroxide/acid resistance protein, giving the protein MKTGNEKSDIDVNVDALLAAINEISESEVRRREDDPTRVMVNGRDYHTYRELAEAFELDIHDFSVTEINR; this is encoded by the coding sequence ATGAAGACCGGAAATGAGAAGAGCGATATCGATGTGAATGTCGATGCCCTGCTCGCCGCCATTAATGAAATTAGTGAGAGTGAAGTTCGCCGGAGGGAAGACGACCCTACGCGAGTCATGGTAAACGGGCGGGATTACCATACCTATCGCGAGCTCGCCGAAGCCTTTGAGCTTGATATTCACGACTTTAGCGTGACGGAAATAAACCGTTAA
- a CDS encoding mannosyl-3-phosphoglycerate phosphatase-related protein, translating into MPSLQDTLLVFTDLDGTLLDIHTYDWQPAMPWLDRLQDYQIPVILCSSKTAAEVIAIQQDLGLEGLPFIAENGAVIQLDVRWEAHPAAPRLIKGISHSNIRHFIEQLRQQEGYKFTTFDDVDERVISEWTGLNRPRATLARRHEASVTLIWRDSDEQMVRFEDDLARRGLKFVQGARFWHILDAREGKDRAVIWLIEQYRVLEGITPTTLGLGDGPNDAPLLDSVDFAVIVKGINRQGVQLKDDNPARVYHTRLPGPAGWHEGLDHFLS; encoded by the coding sequence ATGCCTTCACTACAGGACACCCTGCTGGTTTTTACTGACCTCGACGGTACGCTGCTGGATATCCATACCTACGACTGGCAACCCGCGATGCCCTGGCTGGACAGGCTCCAGGACTATCAGATCCCGGTCATTCTCTGTAGCAGTAAAACGGCAGCGGAGGTTATTGCTATCCAGCAGGATCTGGGTCTTGAAGGATTACCGTTCATTGCTGAAAACGGCGCGGTGATACAGTTGGATGTACGCTGGGAAGCACACCCAGCGGCACCCCGGCTGATAAAAGGCATTTCGCACAGCAACATTCGCCACTTTATCGAACAACTCCGCCAGCAAGAGGGCTACAAATTCACCACCTTTGACGACGTTGACGAGCGCGTCATCAGCGAGTGGACCGGCCTTAACCGCCCCCGTGCAACGCTGGCGCGCCGGCATGAGGCTTCCGTTACGCTTATCTGGCGCGACAGCGATGAACAAATGGTACGCTTTGAAGATGATCTCGCCCGTCGGGGGCTGAAGTTTGTTCAGGGTGCCCGCTTCTGGCACATACTGGATGCGCGTGAAGGGAAAGATCGGGCGGTAATCTGGTTAATTGAACAATACCGCGTGCTTGAAGGGATAACACCCACCACGCTGGGCCTGGGTGATGGTCCCAATGATGCCCCGCTTCTGGACAGCGTTGATTTCGCCGTGATAGTCAAAGGGATCAACCGCCAGGGTGTACAGCTTAAAGATGATAATCCCGCGCGGGTGTATCACACCAGACTCCCCGGCCCTGCTGGCTGGCACGAGGGGCTGGATCACTTCTTATCCTGA
- the dgcQ gene encoding cellulose biosynthesis regulator diguanylate cyclase DgcQ: MQRDTYVVKQTFLQWLRKRSNPRLIVNLCFLVVLVFSTLLTWREVVVLEGAYVSSQHNHLETVATALDRQLQFSVDKLLFFRHGMRDALQLPLAFGVLHEAVQRFEDLRNIPSWQLAVDKDRTLPINGVSDAFVEKTTLLNRDDDLLNNELSAALEVGYLLRLGSSSTRQEERVVYVSRAGFYLSTDTVSHTEDIVPRYYQLVTQPWFVQQSERANRARAVRWFISPPSSWTGGEQAITASVPIYFDHYWYGVVAMDFSFSTMKRLLKDATSDQTEGEYQLYDTRLNLIATSAPTAGNINHFDERELAQMAYDIESDTEGGIRLGSRFVSWERLDHFDGVVLRVHTLHDGVRGDFGSISIVLALLWALFTAMLLISWLVIRRMVSNMYALQHTLQWQAWHDPLTRLNNRGALFERAKILAKSCSQQSLPFSVIQIDLDHFKNINDRFGHQAGDRVLSHSAGLIVSALRTNDVAGRVGGEEFCVVLPGIALEEAAEIAERIRSRINSKEILVKKSTTVRVSASLGVSCAQEKGNYDFEQLQSIADARLYLAKQGGRNQVVWDDQDKK; this comes from the coding sequence GTGCAGCGCGATACCTATGTGGTGAAACAAACTTTTCTGCAATGGCTGCGCAAACGCAGCAATCCCCGCTTGATTGTTAATCTCTGTTTTCTGGTGGTGTTAGTCTTTTCCACCCTACTGACCTGGCGTGAAGTGGTGGTGCTTGAGGGGGCGTATGTCTCCAGCCAACACAATCACCTGGAAACGGTCGCTACGGCGCTGGACAGACAATTGCAGTTCAGCGTGGATAAACTGCTTTTTTTCCGCCACGGTATGCGTGATGCGCTCCAGCTCCCACTGGCTTTCGGCGTATTACATGAAGCCGTTCAGCGTTTCGAAGACCTGCGTAACATCCCTTCCTGGCAGCTCGCGGTTGATAAAGACCGCACGCTACCGATAAATGGCGTGTCGGATGCGTTTGTAGAGAAAACCACGCTCCTGAATCGCGATGACGATCTGTTGAATAACGAACTCTCTGCAGCGCTTGAAGTAGGGTATTTGCTGCGTCTTGGCTCCTCGTCGACGCGTCAGGAAGAGCGGGTTGTGTACGTTTCTCGTGCCGGATTTTATCTCTCAACGGACACCGTCTCCCACACGGAAGATATCGTTCCTCGCTATTATCAACTGGTGACGCAGCCGTGGTTTGTACAGCAATCTGAGCGCGCGAATCGCGCGCGCGCGGTGCGTTGGTTTATCTCCCCACCGTCCTCCTGGACCGGTGGGGAGCAGGCAATTACCGCCAGCGTGCCCATCTATTTCGACCATTACTGGTACGGTGTTGTGGCGATGGATTTTTCCTTCTCCACCATGAAGCGTCTCCTGAAAGATGCGACGTCCGATCAAACGGAAGGGGAGTACCAGCTTTACGATACCCGGCTCAATCTGATTGCCACTTCAGCGCCCACCGCGGGCAACATTAACCATTTTGACGAACGCGAGCTGGCGCAGATGGCCTATGATATCGAAAGCGATACTGAGGGCGGGATCCGCCTGGGCAGTCGCTTTGTGAGCTGGGAACGGCTGGATCACTTTGATGGCGTTGTTCTGCGCGTTCATACGCTGCATGACGGTGTACGGGGTGATTTTGGCAGTATCAGCATTGTTCTTGCGTTGTTGTGGGCGCTCTTTACCGCCATGCTGTTGATCTCCTGGCTGGTGATCCGTCGGATGGTCAGTAACATGTATGCGCTTCAGCACACCTTGCAATGGCAGGCGTGGCATGACCCGTTGACTCGTCTGAATAATCGCGGTGCACTCTTCGAACGCGCAAAAATACTGGCGAAGAGCTGTTCTCAGCAGTCGCTGCCATTCTCGGTTATCCAGATCGATCTCGATCACTTCAAAAACATTAATGACCGCTTCGGCCATCAGGCCGGGGACCGGGTGTTATCACATTCGGCGGGGCTGATTGTCAGCGCGCTTCGTACCAACGATGTCGCCGGACGCGTGGGTGGAGAGGAGTTCTGTGTGGTACTGCCGGGTATTGCCCTGGAAGAGGCGGCAGAGATAGCAGAGCGCATTCGGTCACGCATCAACAGCAAAGAGATCCTGGTGAAAAAAAGCACCACTGTGCGCGTCAGCGCATCACTTGGCGTGAGCTGTGCGCAGGAAAAGGGCAACTACGACTTCGAGCAACTTCAGTCTATAGCGGATGCCCGGTTGTATCTGGCAAAACAAGGTGGGCGTAATCAGGTAGTGTGGGACGATCAGGATAAGAAGTGA
- a CDS encoding YodC family protein, protein MVFLVSDEVKPKNGGPRMIVTGYSSGMVECRWHDGYGIKREAFREDELLPGEGRQKRDKA, encoded by the coding sequence ATGGTCTTTTTGGTCAGTGATGAAGTTAAGCCCAAGAATGGCGGTCCACGCATGATTGTCACCGGATATTCCAGCGGAATGGTGGAGTGTCGGTGGCATGATGGTTACGGTATCAAGCGGGAGGCTTTTCGTGAGGACGAGCTATTGCCTGGTGAAGGCCGGCAAAAGCGCGACAAGGCTTAA
- a CDS encoding DUF808 domain-containing protein, which yields MAGSSLLTLLDDIATLLDDISVMGKLAAKKTAGVLGDDLSLNAQQVTGVRANRELPVVWGVAKGSFINKVILVPLALLISAFIPWAITPLLMVGGAFLCFEGVEKVLHSFASRKENETPLARQQRLEALAAQDPTAFERDKIKGAIRTDFILSAEIVAITLGIVSESPLLNQVLILSGIAILVTVGVYGLVGIIVKLDDMGYWLAEKSSVIAQTVGKGLLVLAPWLMKILSVVGTLAMFLVGGGIVVHGIAPLHHAIEQFASGQGAIAAAVVPTLVNLVLGFIIGGVVVAVVKLVEKMRGTSH from the coding sequence TTGGCAGGAAGTAGCTTGTTAACATTGCTGGACGATATTGCCACCTTGCTGGATGACATTTCGGTCATGGGAAAACTGGCGGCAAAAAAGACCGCCGGCGTCCTGGGGGATGATTTATCGCTGAATGCCCAGCAGGTGACCGGGGTGCGGGCAAACCGTGAATTGCCGGTTGTCTGGGGCGTGGCAAAGGGATCGTTTATTAACAAAGTGATCCTGGTGCCGCTGGCGCTGCTGATTAGTGCCTTCATTCCGTGGGCCATTACACCGCTATTGATGGTGGGGGGGGCGTTTCTCTGTTTTGAGGGCGTGGAAAAGGTCCTGCATTCATTTGCGTCCCGAAAAGAAAATGAGACGCCACTGGCGCGCCAGCAACGTCTGGAGGCGCTTGCCGCTCAGGACCCGACGGCTTTCGAGCGCGATAAGATCAAAGGCGCCATTCGTACTGACTTTATTCTGTCGGCGGAAATCGTGGCGATTACACTCGGGATTGTCTCTGAATCGCCGCTGCTTAATCAGGTGCTGATCCTCTCTGGTATCGCGATTCTGGTGACCGTGGGGGTGTATGGTCTGGTGGGGATTATCGTCAAACTGGACGATATGGGCTACTGGCTGGCCGAGAAGTCGAGCGTTATTGCGCAGACAGTTGGTAAAGGGTTACTGGTGCTGGCGCCGTGGCTGATGAAAATATTGTCGGTTGTGGGCACCCTGGCTATGTTCCTTGTGGGGGGCGGGATTGTGGTACACGGCATTGCACCACTTCACCACGCTATTGAACAGTTTGCCTCGGGGCAAGGAGCCATTGCGGCGGCGGTTGTACCAACTCTGGTAAATCTGGTACTGGGATTTATCATCGGTGGCGTGGTGGTCGCGGTGGTAAAACTGGTCGAAAAGATGCGTGGAACGTCGCACTAA